TCAAGTAGTTAGCTCATCCCACAACATTTTTATCTTTGTAtagttaaaaaaagaaaaactgaTTCTTGATTTTGTTTCAATTCAACAATAAATCATTGAGTTTGATAATGATGGGAAAAATCACCTTGAGAGAACCTTTCTTGAATATCTGTCCAGATCTCTAAAGGTGTTTCAACATAGAATATGATGTTTGTAAGCTCATGACTTAGAGAGTTAAATATCCAAGAAAGCACCATATCATTGCAGCACTGCCATAAAGAGTATTTTGGATCGTTTTCATCTAGGGTGGAAATTGTTCCTTTGATGAACCCTAGTTTGTTTTTAGCACTGAGACTCACCAGCATAGATCTCTTCTATATAGCATTATTGGTTCCATCTAAGACTTTTGAAACAAGAATCATACCAGGATGATCAGATGGATGGAGAAAATAAGGATTTGCGGAATCAATTGCATATGTAGATATAGTGTGATCAGAGTAAGTAGAAATGGTTTACAGAGGCAACAagatcattgctctgataccatgataaaaaaaaaaaagttttcaaaaaaaacGATCTTCCAATTCATTTTTTATAGTCAAAATAGACTGTTATATATAAGTTTATAAGAGTAAACCTAAAttgcaagaaaataaaataaagatctCAACTAATTCACTTAATTGAAGGGATTATAAATAACCTAAATATATACAGAAAACTAATTCCCTTAATTGAAGGGATTACAAATCACCTAAATATATATAGGAAactctaaatttttaaaattaacatTCCTAGTAGAAACATAGGTAAAGGTAAACAACAAGAAGGGCTACCCCTGTGCAAATTGCAGCTTATTGTATTACTAAAATGTTTTGTCCACTGGAATCAAAGTCCTGCTAACTCCCATTTACGAAACTACAGATATTgggttgtgttttttttttttttttttcttcctcttttgtGGGCTTAAACAATGAGATTAGCTCCTTTCAATTTAATATTCTTTCTCACCATCTCTCATAGTTTAAATCCGAGATTTGAGCTATAAAGTTTCAAATCATAATCGTCAGGATGCCTTTCAAGTCAAGGATTTGGCTATATTGTTATTGTCTATGCTATTACAAAGGAAATTCTCCTATTTGGTCACCTTTTTAAAACCCAAAACTAACATcatgtaaatatttttttcatttgttaaaaaaataaatacatgtaaaaaatacaTTATAATTCAAGTTTAATCATTCCTAAAAATAGGAAAGTAGTTTTTTTCTAAAAtgcccttttattatttaattctgtgccattttttttataatttttaaaaaattttataaagaacccatgtcttattattattattattattttggttaGTTGACAATCATGTCCTAGGCAGGGTAGGTCTACGGAGCAGCCTCCACCAACTTTGTTTCTCCCCCTCTCCTCATTCcatttttgctttttattttttgagaagtCTGTTAAAGTTAGGCTACATAATGAAAAAAGTCTATTCTCCTTTCCAATTAATTCTCTAATATGACTTCTCAACTTTTAAATTTGAGACAccctttatttaattattttcataaaCTTTAGGGGACAAAAAATTTTATGTTAGGTTTTTAGGTGACAATAAATTTCAAGTTTCTTTAAGAAAAGGTTTAGAGATAACCATGCATAAGTGGTAAGGAGGTTCCCGGACGGTTTTACTTCTATTTTTTATCATGCAAAAAACTGCGACCTTCAAGTTTGTGAAGAGATGCAAATTTCAACTTCAATACCATAAGGAAAGTGAGGAAGTCgtaaatttgattttaaatttaatcaTAAATAAAAGCTGGTCAAGTTTTAAACATAGTAACAGGAGGAACACTGCAATAGCACTATAGTGATTGCAGAAATGCGTCGAGGCCATCATAAGAAATGGCCATAAGAAAAATGAAACGTCAACTCCTTTCATCAATGTGAGAATGATCGTAAGTTGATAACAATGCTGCGTACACACTGAAACGGAAATTCAAAGCAGCAAAATGGTACTTATGCCATCATATGGTTGCAATTTGCAGGTGGTCAAAGCTGTGAAAGAAGGGAAGAAAGTAGTGTTCACAGGGCATTCTTCCGGGGGTCCAATAGCCATCCTTGCAACACTCTGGTTCTTGGAAAATCGCGCCAGTCAGGTTCCACCTCTGTGTGTGACTTTTGGATCACCCCTTCTTGGTGACCGGATTTTACCCCATGCTCTTGGAAGGGAGAACTGGTGCGACTGTTTCATTCACTTTGTCGCCAGATACGACATTGTCCCTCGCATTTTGCTTGCTCCTCTCTCTTCCATCGAACAACAATTGCAACCAGTGCTGCACTCCTTCAATCCGAACTCGCCGTTATTCAAGCACGAGGTCCAGGAAGCTTCAGTCTTCTACGCAATGGTGATGAGGAGTGCAGCCAGTGTCTCGAGCCATGCTGCCTGTAATCTCATGGGGTGCACAAACATGTTATTGGAAACTGTGACCAGCTTCATTGAGTTTAGTCCTTACAGACCTTTTGGAACCTATGTCTTCTGCACTGGGAACGGGAACCTGGTCACTGTGAAAAACCCAGATGCCATTCTGCAACTGTTGTTCTACTGTTCTCAGTTGACCTCTGATGCAGAAGTTGCAGAGGTTGCTCGTAGAAGCTTACAGGAACACCTGAAATATGAAGAGGAACTGAAAAGCTTAGAAAGGCAAAAGGTAGTCCCATTGGATCATTTGGAGAAGCTTCCATTGTCTACGAGTCGTGATGCAGACATTGCAACAATAAACACAGCTTTGAATGACCTCGGGCTGGTGAGACCTCTGCTATTTCTTGCCTCTAAATCTCAAATTCAACTTTGTTTTAACAAAATCTAATGATCATTAAAAGGAAGGGATTTTACTTTTTTGGAAGAAAACTGGTTCAATCCAGCTCAAATTTCATTCTGTAATCATGCCCTCCCATCCCCCCCTCCCAAAATAAGGACAATGGAattatcaattttatttttataaaatcttaCTCTTAAAGAGCAAATCAGTGGAAAAATTTTCTGATTTCTTTTGTATGATTCCAGAGCATGAGAGCCAGATTATGCCTTCAGGCTGCTGGAGAACTAGAACAACTGAAAAGGAGAAATCAAGCCAAGATTGATGGTAATATAAGTAAGGTTAAAGATGGACTAAATATAGTCGAAGGATACCGGGCCAAGTGTGAGGTTCGCAGGGTAGGCTACTATGACACCTTCAAGCTTCAAAAAGACCATGAGGACTTCAGCATTAATGTGAAAAGGCTTGAGCTGGCAGGCGCATTTGATGAGATCATCGAAATGTTGAAGAGGTACCAACTGCCATATGAATTTGAGAGCAGGAAGGAGTGGATAGAACTAGGAACCAGGTACCGGAGTGTCATTGAACCCCTTGATATTGCCAACTATTATCGACATGCAAAGAATGAAGACACAGGGCCATATTTGGTGAAGGGCAGGCCAAGGCGTTACAGATGTACCCAAAAATGGCTCGAACAAGCTGAAAAATTCCCACCTGGAACCAGCAAAGAATCCTGTTTCTGGGCTGAAGTAGAAGAGCTCTGCCTGAAAACTAGCGAAGGATCGTTTGGAGATGGTCAGGAAAGGGTCTTAATACTCGAAAGAGATGTTGAGGAGAGGGTTTTGACACTTGAGAGAGATGTATTGAACTGGGTTAGAGGTGGGAAGCTAGGAAAGGATGTGTTCTTGGAAGAGTCCACCTTCGTTAAGTGGTGGAAAAGGCTCCCTTCCGAACATAGGTCAGTATTTGCAGAAGCTGCAACAATATCAACTGCAAGACTGACGTAGTTGTTTCTCTTCATGATCAGCACGTATTCGTGTAATTTTAATAAGACAGTATCTGCATGCATCTTGTCTCCCAATCTTGGTCTGTCAACAGAACTAAACAAATTGGAGATAGACAAATGAGTGGCTTGTTTCGGAATTTCAAAAGTGTTACAATGCAGCTGGTTTCTGTTTGAATGAATTTGTGACTGAAAAATTTGCCATCCGATGCTT
The Malania oleifera isolate guangnan ecotype guangnan chromosome 13, ASM2987363v1, whole genome shotgun sequence DNA segment above includes these coding regions:
- the LOC131145975 gene encoding protein EDS1-like, with the translated sequence MAGRMRLAERVEVREEVVKKACSLAMKAHNLKSPGKQYLVDKSRSSVEVVISFPGVWSVSDWFCRKPFGEAKINLEKFPSLRNLGTDEVAAVNEAFQLRFERILESLQTEVVKAVKEGKKVVFTGHSSGGPIAILATLWFLENRASQVPPLCVTFGSPLLGDRILPHALGRENWCDCFIHFVARYDIVPRILLAPLSSIEQQLQPVLHSFNPNSPLFKHEVQEASVFYAMVMRSAASVSSHAACNLMGCTNMLLETVTSFIEFSPYRPFGTYVFCTGNGNLVTVKNPDAILQLLFYCSQLTSDAEVAEVARRSLQEHLKYEEELKSLERQKVVPLDHLEKLPLSTSRDADIATINTALNDLGLSMRARLCLQAAGELEQLKRRNQAKIDGNISKVKDGLNIVEGYRAKCEVRRVGYYDTFKLQKDHEDFSINVKRLELAGAFDEIIEMLKRYQLPYEFESRKEWIELGTRYRSVIEPLDIANYYRHAKNEDTGPYLVKGRPRRYRCTQKWLEQAEKFPPGTSKESCFWAEVEELCLKTSEGSFGDGQERVLILERDVEERVLTLERDVLNWVRGGKLGKDVFLEESTFVKWWKRLPSEHRSVFAEAATISTARLT